The following DNA comes from Kitasatospora sp. NBC_01287.
CCGGTGCTGTGCACCCGGTTGAGCACCAGCCCGGCCAGCGGCATCTGGTCGGCCGCCAGCCGGTCCACGAAGTACGCGGCCTCCCGCAGCGCGTCCCGCTCCGGCGCGGCGACCACCAGGAAGGCCGTGCCCTGCGCCTTGAGCAGCTGGTAGGTCCCCTCCGCGCGCTCCCGGAACCCGCCGAACATCGAGTCCATCGCGGCCACGAAGGTCTGCAGGTCGGTCAGCAGCTGAGCGCCGAAGATCTTGCCGAGCGTGCCGGTGAGCAGCCCCATCCCGACGTTGAGGAACTTCATCGCGCTGCGCCCGCCGACCTTGGCCGGGGTCATCAGCACCCGGATGATCTTCCCGTCCAGGAAGGAGCCGAGCCGGCCCGGCGCGTCGAGGAAGTCCAGCGCCGAGCGCGAGGGCGGGGTGTCGACCACGATCAGGTCCCACTCCCCTGTGGCCCGCAGCTGGCCCAGCTTCTCCATCGCCATGTACTCCTGGGTGCCGGCGAACCCGGCCGAGAGCGACTGGTAGAAGGGGTTCTCCAGGATCGCCCGGGCCCGCTCGGGATCGGCGTGGGCCAGCACGACCTCGTCGAAGGTCCGCTTCATGTCGAGCATCATGGCGTGCAGTTCGCCCGGGCCGGCCGGGCCGGCGGCGCCCTTCACCGGGCGCGGGGTGTTGTCCAGCTCGGTCAGACCCATCGACTGGGCCAGCCGGCGCGCGGGGTCGATGGTGAGCACCACGGTCCGCCGGCCGCGCTCGGCGGCCCGCAGGCCGAGGGCGGCGGCGGTGGTGGTCTTGCCGACCCCGCCGGAGCCGCAGCAGACGATGATCCGGGTGGCCGGGTCGTCGAGCAGCCGGTCGATGTCGAGTCCGCCGCCGTTGCCGCCGCTCATGCCGTCGTTGCTGCCGTTGCCGCCGCTCATGCCGCTCCCTGCCGCTTCAGCTCGCCGGCCAGCCGGTACAGCCCGCCCAGGTCCACGCCCCCGCTGAGCAGGGGCAGCTCGTAGCCGGGCAGCCGCAGGGCGCCCAGGTCGGCCCGCTGCTCGCGCTCCAGTGCCACCCGCTCGGCGTGCTCGCGAGCCTGCGCCAGCAGCGGGTCGAGCAGCGGCTCCACGGCGGCCCGCCGGGTGGCCGCGGTGCGCGACCGCCCGCCGAGCCCGGCCTCCACCAGCGCCAGCGCCACCTCCTCGCGGTGGTCGCCGTGCACCGCCGCGACCGCCGCCGCGTCCAGCACCGGTGGGCGCACCATGTTCACCAGCACACCGCCGACCGGCAGTCCGGCCTCGCGCAGTTCGGTGAAGCCGTCCACGGTCTCCTGCACCGGCATCTCCTCCAGCAGGGTGACCAGGTGCACCGCGGTCTGCGGCGACTTCAGCACCCTCATCACCGCCTGGGCCTGGCTGTGTATCGGACCGAACCTGGCCAGCCCGGCGACCTCGGAGTTGACGTTCAGGAACCGGGTGAGCCGGCCGGTGGGCGGGGCGTCCATCACCACCGCGTCGTAGAGCAGGCGCCCGTCAGGGCCCTTGCGCCGCGCAGCCTCGCAGGCCTTCCCGGTCAGCAGCACGTCGCGCACACCCGGGGCGATGGTGGTGGCGAAGTCGACGAAGCCGACCTTCTGCAGCGCCTTCCCGGCCCGGCCGAGCTTGTAGAACATGTCCAGGTACTCGAGCAGCGCCTGCTCGGGGTCGATCGCCAGGGCGAACACCTCGCCGGTGCCGCGCCCGGGCAGGCCCAGCTTGGCCGGGGAGACGGTGGCGATCTTCCGCTCCTCGTAGGGCAGGGCACTGCTGCCGAACAGCTCGGCGATCCCCTGCCGGCCCTCCACCTCGATCAGCAGAGTGCGCCGCCCCTCGGCGGCCAGCGCCAGCGCCAGCGCCGCCGCCAGGGTGGTCTTGCCGGTGCCGCCCTTCCCGCTGACCACGTGCAGGCGCACGCCCTCCCAGTCCGGGCCGCCGGACGCCCCGCCGGGCTCCGCGGCCTCGGTGGGTTCGGCGGCTCCGGCCGCCGCTGCGGCGGGGGTGGGCTGCTGGGTCCTTGGCACGCTCGGTCTCCCTCCACTGGGCCCTCCTCGCGAGGGTAACCAGCGCCCGGGCCGGATGCCGGGAGCATCCGGGTGCCGGGCGCCCTCGCGGCCCGCTTTGTGTCCCACCTCACATCGGACGGCGGCGGTCGCGGACCGTCTAGAGTCACCCCCATGACCAAGTGGGAATACGTAACGGTGCCGCTGCTCGTGCACGCGACCAAGCAGATCCTGGACACCTGGGGCGAGGACGGCTGGGAGCTCGTCCAGGTGGTGCCCGGGCCGAACAACCCCGAGCAGCTGGTGGCCTACCTCAAGCGGGAGAAGAACTGATGGGCGCGGTCGAGAGCCGGCTGGCCGAGCTCGGCCTGACCCTCCCCGAGGTGGCGGCCCCGGTCGCCGCGTACGTTCCGGCGGTGCGCTCCGGCGACCACGTGCTGACCTCCGGCCAGCTGCCGATGGTGCAGGGCAAGCTGCAGTACACCGGCAAGGTCGGCGCCGAGGTCACCGCCGAGCAGGCCAAGGAGCTCGCGCAGATCTGCGCGCTCAACGCGCTGGCCGCCGTGAAGTCGGTGATCGGTGACCTGGACCTGGTGGAGCAGGTGGTCAAGGTGGTCGGCTTCGTCGCCTCCGCCCCCGACTTCACCGGCCAGCCCGGCGTGGTGAACGGCGCCAGCGAGCTGCTGGGCCAGGTGCTCGGCGCGGCGGGTGTGCACGCGCGCAGCGCGGTGGGCGTCGCGGTGCTGCCGCTGGACGCGCCGGTCGAGGTGGAGATCCAGGTCCGGGTCCGCGCCTGAGCCGCTGACCCGCTGATCAGCTGACCCGCTGATCAGCTGACCCGCTGATCACCCGGCCCGTCGGCAGGTGGGCCGGCAGGTGGGCCCGGGACCCGCCGGACCGTGATCGTCCGGTTCCGCCCCACCGGGCCCTTCTCAGCGCCATGTCCGGGTGCATAGCATCCGGACATGGCAGCGAACCTCCCCGGCCCGCCCCCGGCCGCTCCCCCCATGCCGCCCGGCTGGCCAGACCGCATCCGGGCACTGGCGGCCGGCACCCTGACCCCGGTGGTGCCCAAGCGGGCCGCGACCGTGGTGCTGCTGCGCGACGACGCGTCGCCCACCGCCGGGCCGGGCCCGCTGGCCTACCTGCTGCGTCGCAAGAGCTCGATGGCCTTCGCGGCCGGCATGTACGCCTATCCCGGCGGTGGAGTGGACCCGCGTGACGCCGAGCAGGAGCTCGGCTGGGCCGGGCCCAGCCCCGAGGAGTGGGCCTCACGGCTCGGGGTGGACCGGGCGACGGCGCAGGCGGTGGTCTGCGCGGCTGTCCGGGAGACGTTCGAGGAGGCCGGCGTCCTGCTGGCCGGCCCGGACGCGCACACCATGGCCCCCGAGCGCGACTGGAGCGCCGAGCGGGCCGCACTGGAGGCGCACCGCCTCTCCTTCGCCGACTTCTGCCGTGAGCACGAGCTCGTGCTCCGCAGCGACCTGCTGGCCGGCTGGGCCCGCTGGATCACCCCGGCCTTCGAGGAGCGGCGCTACGACACCTGGTTCTTCGTCGCCGTGCTGCCGCCCGGCCAGCAGGCCGCGCACCAGGTCGGCGAGGCGGACCAGGTGGCCTGGCTGACCCCCGCCGAGGCGGTCGAGGGCTACGCCGAGGGCCGGTACGGGATGCTCCCGCCGACCGTCTCGGTCCTCCGTGAGCTGCTGCCGGCCCGCACCGCGCGCGAGGCGCTGGAGCTGGCCGAGCGGCGCACCCTGACCCCGGTGCTTGGCCAGGCCGAGCTGATGGGTGATCGTATGACTATTCGCTGGTCAGGCTATGAGGAGCTGACCATCGACGGACACTATCCCGAGGAAGGACCCCAAGCCGATGATCCACAATGACGTGGTTCGCGCGCTCCGCCCCCGTGCCTTGGCTGCCCGCCCCATGACCCGGTCGCTGGCCTGCGACGGGCCGGACCTCCCGGCCGTCGCGCCCCAGCGGTCCCTGGTCCGTGAGCTGCCGGCCCGTGCGCTGAGCCGGCCCACCCCCTCCTGAGGACGCCCCGCACGTGTCGATGACGCTGAGGACCCACTCGTGACCGGTCTGCTCCCTGGCGACCCCGCCGCCACCGTCGGCGGGGTCGCCACCGAGCGCGCGTTCTGCGTGCTCGCCCCCAACGCCTCCCCGATGACACTGGACGGCACCAACACCTGGATGCTGGCCGAGCCCGACTCGGAGCTGGCCGTGGTGGTCGACCCCGGTCCGCTGGACGAGGGCCACCTGCGCGCGGTGCTGGCCGCCGCCGAGCAGCGGGGCAAGCGGATCGCGCTCACCCTGCTGACCCACGGCCACCACGACCACGCCGAGGGAGCGGCCCGGTTCGCCGAGCTGACCGGGACCCAGGTGCGGGCGCTGGACCCGGCGCTGCGGTTGGGCGAGGAGGGGCTGCACGGCGGGCAGGTGCTCGAGGTCGGTGGCCTGGAGCTGCGGGTGGTCGCCACCCCGGGACACACGGCGGACTCGCTCACCTTCCACCTCCCGGCGGACGGGGCGATCCTCACCGGCGACACCGTGCTCGGGCGGGGCACCACGATGGTCGCCCACCCGGACGGGGCGCTCGGCGACTACCTCGACTCGCTGCGCCGCCTTCGGACACTGGCGGCCCAGTACGGCGTGGGAACCGTGCTGCCCGGGCACGGCCCGGTGCTGGCCGACGCGCTCGGCACGGTCGAGTACTACCTGGCGCACCGGGCGGCCCGGCTGGCCCAGGTGGAGACGGCGGTCGAGGCCGGCTGCCGGACGGCCGAGCAGGTGGTGGCCCGGGTCTACGCGGACGTGGACCCCGCGCTCTGGCCGGCCGCCGAACTCTCGGTCCGCGCCCAACTGCGCTACCTGGAGGACCACGGGCTCATCTGACGAGCCCGCGGCGCCTGCGGCGCCCGCCGCCGCGCCGGCGGGAGGGGGTGTCAGCGGGAGCGGCGGGAGAGCCGCTCGACGTCCAGCAGCACCACCGCGCGGGCCTCCAACTTGAGCCAGCCGCGGCCGGCGAAGTCGGCCAGCGCCTTGTTCACGGTCTCCCGGGAGGCGCCGACCAGCTGGGCCAGCTCCTCCTGGGTCAGGTCGTGGGCGACGTGGATGCCCTCCTCGGACTGCACGCCGAAGCGGCGCGAGAGGTCGAGCAGGGCCTTGGCCACCCGGCCGGGCACGTCCGAGAAGACCAGGTCGCTCATCACGTCGTTGGTCCGCCGTAGCCGGCGCGCGATGGCGCGCAGCAGCGCGATCGAGACCTCGGGCCGGGCGTGCAGCCAGGGCTGCAGGTCACCGTGGCCCAGGCCGAGCAGCTTGACCTCGGTCAGCGCGCTGGCGGTGGCGGTGCGCGGGCCCGGGTCGAAGAGCGAGAGTTCGCCGATCATCTCGCTCGGGCCGAGCACCGCGAGCATGTTCTCGCGGCCGTCCGGCGAGGCGCGGTGCAGCTTGACCTTGCCCTCGGCGACCACGTAGAGCCGGTCGCCCGGGTCGCCCTCGTGGAAGAGCGACTCGCCACGGGCGAGGGTCACCTCGGTCATGGAAGCGCGCAGCTCGCCGGCCTGTTCGTCGTCGAGCGCCGCAAAGAGCGCGGCGCGCCGCAGAACGTCGTCCACGTGCTTCCTCCTGTTCGCCGCCCGAGGTGGGGCCCGTCGGGCGGCTCGCGTGCTGGTGTTCCGCCATGCTTCCGGTGGTATCGACGGTCTCCGACGATCCCCCGGCGATGGAGAAACAGTGCTCTTCATCACCAAGCATGGCGCATGTCGCTCCGATCATATGAGGAGGGGGTGCGCTCTGGAGCCCGGTACACGGCCATCCGTACGCATTGGTTACTGATCGGTCATCTCTTGGAGCGGCCTCGGTGACGGCCTCAGTGGGTGATCGGGCGGGAGAGGTCGTCGTCGCCGACCACCCGGTAGACCGCGCCGCCCAGCGAAGGGCCGACCATGCCGGCCAGGCGGTCCATCCGTCGCTGCTCGCCGGGGGCCAGGCGCTCCATCCAGGCGGGCATGTCGGCCGGGTCGCCCTCGATGATCGCGCAGGTCAGGATCTCCTGCGGGTCGGCCAGGTTGAGCGCGCTGAGCACCCGGCGGCGCGGGTCGTCGGCGAAGGTCTCGTCCGGCAGCCAGGCCTCGCGGAAGCGGGCGTAGTCGACGCCGTCGTTCATCCGACGCAGAGCCGTGGCGATGAGCAGCATGATGGTCTCCGTTGATTCTTACGAGGTAAGTTTTCCGTTGGCACTAGAGTGCCCTTACGTCGTAAGAATCGTCAAGAGGGGTCCGGGTCCCGAAATGGTCCGGACTCCGGAACGAGGAGGAGTGACCATGGCGGATCGTCGGGCCCGTCCGAAGGCCGGGCTCAGCCGTGAGCGGGTGCTGGAGGCGGCACTGGACCTCGTCGACCGCCACGGGCTGGCGGCGCTGACCATGCGCAAGCTCGGTGCGGAGCTGGAGGTCGAGGCCATGACGCTCTATCACCACGTGCGCAACAAGCAGGCCCTGCTGGACGGGCTGGTCAGCCAGGTGGTCCGGCGGGCCGCCGCGATCGAACTGCCCGCCGACCCGGCGCCCGGCGCGGACTGGACGCCGTGGGCCCGCGCCTTCGCGACCGGGCTGCGCCGCGAGCTGCTGCGCCATCCCGGCGTGCTGCCGCTGGTCGCCACGCATCCGCTCAGCTCGCCGGCCGACCTCGACCTGCTCGAAGGCTGGCTCGCCGCCCTGACCGCGGCGGGCCTGCCGCTCGGCCGTGCGCTGGACCTGCTGAACACGCTGGCCGTCTTCGTGGTCGGCCACGCCTTGGCCGAGGTGGGCCGCACGCCCGGCGAGACGGAGGACGCCCCCGACCTGGACTCCGTGCCGCTCGACCCGGCCCGGTACCCCCTGCTGGCACAGGTGGCGGCGACCCGGGCCGGGCTCGACTTCGACGCCCGCTTCGAGCGGGCGGTCGACATCCTGCTCGCGGGCTACGCGGCGGACTACGCGGAGGGCCGGCCGTACTGACCCGTGAGGCTGGGGACGCGGCCGGCGTCGCGCCCGCCCCGTGAGCCGCCGGCCGCGCGCCGCCGCCCCTCCTGAGATTCCTCGCGGTTGACTGCCCGTCAGACGGCCGGGCCCGGCCTCGCGCGCCTCGGTCCGGCACCCGGCAGTCCGCGATCTGCTCCCTGCCGCTGAGCGGGCGGCGTAGCCTTCCCGCACGGCAGAGAGCAAGGTCCGGAAGGCCGCGCCCACCGCACCGGTGGCCGCGAAGCCGAAGAAGCCGGAGTCGCAGCTGGCGATGGTGCGCCGAGCCCGGAAGATCAACCGCGAGTTGGCGGCGCTGGAGAACCCTTTGGCGCGGCGAGGACGACGTCATTCGGCGTGGCGGCTTAGCCAGATCAGGTACAGCTCCCGCTGCGGCTCTGCTGGTCCGACGCCGCGGGAGCCGAGGTGACGTGTGCCGGTCCGCTGGCCGCGTACGGGTGAACGGGTCTGCAGTAGCTCGGGAGTTCGTCTGTGGGACCTGTGTGGTTGGCATAGGGTCGGCTCGGCATGTGCGCGTCGTGCGCCTGGGGTTCGAGCTCGGACGTTGTGGGGGGTTGGAGTGCCGACGGACTTCGTTGACCGTGTGGAGTACATGGCCGAACTGCTGGCGCTTGTCCAAGGGCTGACGGAGGCACAGGGGCGAGTGGTGGTGCTCGAAGGCCGGTCGGGGATGGGGAAGTCGGCCCTGCTGGGAGAGTTCGCCCGGCAGATCGGTGGCGACCCCGGGTTGTCCGAACTGTGCCAGGTGGCTTCTACGCGCTGCTACCCGCAGATCGGCTCCGGGCTGACCTACGCTCCGGCCGTGGACCTTCTCCTCCAGCTGCATGAGCAGAGCGAGCAGCGCGGCTGGCTGAGGCGGGTACTGCGGGGCGCGGGTCGGGGCGCGGCCAAGTCCGCTCCCGAGGTGCTGTCGGCGATCGTCCCTGGCCTGGGGGTCGCGTGGACGGCTGGCCGGGAGGTCGCCAAGGCGGCCCTGGACTCGGGCTCGGTGCCGCTCGACAGTGTGATGCCGATTCAGCAGGGGACTGCCGTCCGAATTGCTGACGCCCTGCTGGATCTTGCGCGAATGGGCCGCCCGGTGGTTCTGCTGGTCGACGATGTGCAGAACATCGACCCCAGTAGCCTCATGATCCTGGACCGCCTGGTACACAAGCTTGCTGACGAGCCGATCGCGCTGGTGCTCAGCCATGCCCACGGCACCGAGGAGCCGAACGGGCCCGCGGCGGGGGTGGCGGCGCTGCTGGACCGCTGGGAGGTTGAAGGTCTGGCCGTGCGGCGCTCGCTGACCGGACTGCCGGCCGACGCGGTTGAGGAACTGGTCCGGCTCCGCCATCCCGGGGCGCCCCGTGGACTGTCCGCCGAGCTGTCCAGGCTCACTGGCGGTCACTCTGTGTTCGTCTCCCTGTGTCTGGAGGAATGGCGCCCGGACAACGGCACACAGATCGTTCTGCCTTCCAGCGTGAGCCGCGTGGTGGAAGCCCGGATTCGACCGCTCGACGAACGCGATCGGCGGCTGATCGCTGTCGGCGCCGTCCAGGGTGCGATGTTCCTGTCCCGCGTGG
Coding sequences within:
- a CDS encoding ArsA-related P-loop ATPase, whose product is MRLHVVSGKGGTGKTTLAAALALALAAEGRRTLLIEVEGRQGIAELFGSSALPYEERKIATVSPAKLGLPGRGTGEVFALAIDPEQALLEYLDMFYKLGRAGKALQKVGFVDFATTIAPGVRDVLLTGKACEAARRKGPDGRLLYDAVVMDAPPTGRLTRFLNVNSEVAGLARFGPIHSQAQAVMRVLKSPQTAVHLVTLLEEMPVQETVDGFTELREAGLPVGGVLVNMVRPPVLDAAAVAAVHGDHREEVALALVEAGLGGRSRTAATRRAAVEPLLDPLLAQAREHAERVALEREQRADLGALRLPGYELPLLSGGVDLGGLYRLAGELKRQGAA
- a CDS encoding DUF4177 domain-containing protein, which codes for MTKWEYVTVPLLVHATKQILDTWGEDGWELVQVVPGPNNPEQLVAYLKREKN
- a CDS encoding MBL fold metallo-hydrolase, whose amino-acid sequence is MTGLLPGDPAATVGGVATERAFCVLAPNASPMTLDGTNTWMLAEPDSELAVVVDPGPLDEGHLRAVLAAAEQRGKRIALTLLTHGHHDHAEGAARFAELTGTQVRALDPALRLGEEGLHGGQVLEVGGLELRVVATPGHTADSLTFHLPADGAILTGDTVLGRGTTMVAHPDGALGDYLDSLRRLRTLAAQYGVGTVLPGHGPVLADALGTVEYYLAHRAARLAQVETAVEAGCRTAEQVVARVYADVDPALWPAAELSVRAQLRYLEDHGLI
- a CDS encoding ArsA family ATPase; translated protein: MSGGNGSNDGMSGGNGGGLDIDRLLDDPATRIIVCCGSGGVGKTTTAAALGLRAAERGRRTVVLTIDPARRLAQSMGLTELDNTPRPVKGAAGPAGPGELHAMMLDMKRTFDEVVLAHADPERARAILENPFYQSLSAGFAGTQEYMAMEKLGQLRATGEWDLIVVDTPPSRSALDFLDAPGRLGSFLDGKIIRVLMTPAKVGGRSAMKFLNVGMGLLTGTLGKIFGAQLLTDLQTFVAAMDSMFGGFRERAEGTYQLLKAQGTAFLVVAAPERDALREAAYFVDRLAADQMPLAGLVLNRVHSTGAPQLTAERAQAAAQALEENGGEHEPRQAEAETLAAGLLRLHAERVEVMSRERRTRDRFISVYPDVPLVEVPALAGDVHDLDGLRVIGRQLAGESIRPGEPA
- a CDS encoding RidA family protein; this encodes MGAVESRLAELGLTLPEVAAPVAAYVPAVRSGDHVLTSGQLPMVQGKLQYTGKVGAEVTAEQAKELAQICALNALAAVKSVIGDLDLVEQVVKVVGFVASAPDFTGQPGVVNGASELLGQVLGAAGVHARSAVGVAVLPLDAPVEVEIQVRVRA
- a CDS encoding TetR/AcrR family transcriptional regulator C-terminal domain-containing protein, which gives rise to MADRRARPKAGLSRERVLEAALDLVDRHGLAALTMRKLGAELEVEAMTLYHHVRNKQALLDGLVSQVVRRAAAIELPADPAPGADWTPWARAFATGLRRELLRHPGVLPLVATHPLSSPADLDLLEGWLAALTAAGLPLGRALDLLNTLAVFVVGHALAEVGRTPGETEDAPDLDSVPLDPARYPLLAQVAATRAGLDFDARFERAVDILLAGYAADYAEGRPY
- a CDS encoding NUDIX domain-containing protein; this encodes MAANLPGPPPAAPPMPPGWPDRIRALAAGTLTPVVPKRAATVVLLRDDASPTAGPGPLAYLLRRKSSMAFAAGMYAYPGGGVDPRDAEQELGWAGPSPEEWASRLGVDRATAQAVVCAAVRETFEEAGVLLAGPDAHTMAPERDWSAERAALEAHRLSFADFCREHELVLRSDLLAGWARWITPAFEERRYDTWFFVAVLPPGQQAAHQVGEADQVAWLTPAEAVEGYAEGRYGMLPPTVSVLRELLPARTAREALELAERRTLTPVLGQAELMGDRMTIRWSGYEELTIDGHYPEEGPQADDPQ
- a CDS encoding Crp/Fnr family transcriptional regulator, with protein sequence MDDVLRRAALFAALDDEQAGELRASMTEVTLARGESLFHEGDPGDRLYVVAEGKVKLHRASPDGRENMLAVLGPSEMIGELSLFDPGPRTATASALTEVKLLGLGHGDLQPWLHARPEVSIALLRAIARRLRRTNDVMSDLVFSDVPGRVAKALLDLSRRFGVQSEEGIHVAHDLTQEELAQLVGASRETVNKALADFAGRGWLKLEARAVVLLDVERLSRRSR